In the genome of Rhodoplanes sp. Z2-YC6860, one region contains:
- a CDS encoding molybdopterin-dependent oxidoreductase encodes MDSKRTTRRNLLRSGAALAGGVALGVPVHAQEHDHSMASGSGSENAYPMNPYTKEMIAYGERSHFVTSVRIPHPMGSKASPDEFGKVFHVASPIQDQVGNITPSSLHYIATTRQSFLPDIDPKQHTLMIHGLVDRPLTFTMEDLKRFPSVSRLHFLECAGNRHTAKHRTVQESHGMTSCSEWTGVLLSTLLKECGLKGSATWFVAEGAEEVKGASSMPIAKAMDDIIIAYGQNGEPLRPQQGFPLRIIAPGFEGILNTKFLRRIKVVDRYYMNYSDYGHLREKDEEAALGYQIGPKSVITYPSGTQQLPGKGTYEISGLAWSGGGAIKTVEVSTDGGKKWNPAELKMTPQRMAHVRFAYQWNWDGNETEILSRCTDEIGQQQPTLEQIAKFFNKPVGNVPGLNNSVMPWKIAKDGKVTNGLA; translated from the coding sequence ATGGATTCCAAACGAACCACCCGCAGGAACCTCCTACGGAGCGGCGCCGCGTTGGCCGGTGGGGTGGCCTTGGGAGTACCGGTCCACGCACAAGAGCACGACCACTCGATGGCCTCGGGATCGGGCAGCGAAAACGCTTATCCGATGAACCCGTATACCAAGGAGATGATCGCCTACGGCGAGCGCTCTCATTTCGTGACCTCGGTGCGCATACCGCACCCGATGGGCAGCAAGGCTTCGCCCGACGAGTTCGGGAAGGTGTTCCACGTGGCCTCGCCGATCCAGGATCAGGTTGGCAACATCACGCCATCGTCGCTTCACTATATCGCGACGACCCGCCAGTCCTTCCTTCCGGACATCGATCCCAAGCAGCACACGTTGATGATCCACGGCCTGGTGGATCGGCCGCTGACCTTCACGATGGAAGACTTGAAGCGCTTCCCATCAGTCAGCCGGTTGCATTTCCTCGAATGCGCGGGAAATCGGCACACTGCGAAACACAGGACCGTGCAGGAATCGCACGGGATGACCAGCTGCTCCGAATGGACCGGCGTGCTGCTTTCTACGCTGCTGAAGGAGTGCGGCCTGAAAGGCAGTGCGACCTGGTTCGTCGCTGAAGGCGCCGAGGAAGTGAAGGGCGCCTCGAGCATGCCCATCGCCAAAGCGATGGACGACATCATCATCGCCTACGGCCAGAACGGCGAGCCCCTGCGGCCGCAGCAAGGGTTTCCATTGCGGATCATCGCGCCGGGCTTCGAAGGCATTCTGAATACGAAGTTTCTGCGGCGCATCAAGGTCGTCGACCGGTATTACATGAACTACAGCGACTACGGACATCTCAGGGAGAAGGACGAAGAGGCAGCCCTCGGCTACCAGATCGGACCGAAGTCGGTCATCACGTATCCATCCGGCACGCAGCAGCTGCCCGGCAAGGGAACCTATGAGATCTCCGGGCTGGCCTGGTCCGGCGGCGGCGCCATCAAGACCGTGGAGGTCTCCACCGATGGCGGGAAGAAGTGGAATCCCGCCGAGCTCAAGATGACTCCACAACGCATGGCGCACGTCCGATTCGCGTATCAGTGGAATTGGGACGGCAACGAGACCGAGATTCTGTCTCGCTGCACCGACGAGATCGGGCAGCAGCAACCGACGCTGGAGCAGATCGCCAAGTTCTTCAATAAGCCCGTCGGGAATGTGCCAGGGCTCAACAACAGCGTCATGCCATGGAAGATCGCCAAGGACGGAAAGGTGACCAATGGGCTCGCTTAG
- a CDS encoding c-type cytochrome, which produces MGSLRLAAIALLLGTPVLISPVLVSPALAQSAPTYGLGRATSAEEIRARDINVGHTGEELPPGHGTPKEGAKVFELQGCIVCHGAEAVGGVGPRLNSKTSQDLPIWKRERILPLRSPFATTVWDYIRRGMPLGREGTLTPDEVYALTAYLLFLNKIIPEDAVLDEKSLPNVKMPIGDHYARLPEWKPGTPRLQGYPY; this is translated from the coding sequence ATGGGCTCGCTTAGGCTTGCGGCGATTGCGTTGCTCCTGGGCACCCCCGTCCTCATCAGTCCCGTCCTGGTCAGCCCCGCGTTGGCGCAGTCGGCGCCAACTTATGGGTTGGGGCGCGCTACGTCCGCAGAAGAAATCCGCGCCAGGGATATCAACGTCGGTCACACCGGGGAGGAACTCCCGCCGGGCCACGGCACCCCCAAGGAAGGAGCGAAGGTCTTCGAGCTTCAGGGGTGCATCGTCTGCCATGGCGCAGAGGCCGTAGGGGGCGTGGGACCCAGGTTGAATTCGAAGACCAGCCAGGATCTTCCCATCTGGAAACGGGAGCGCATCCTGCCGTTGCGCTCACCGTTTGCGACGACCGTGTGGGATTACATCCGCCGCGGCATGCCTCTCGGGAGGGAGGGGACTCTGACCCCCGATGAGGTCTACGCGCTGACGGCCTATCTGCTCTTCCTGAACAAGATCATCCCGGAGGACGCCGTCCTCGACGAAAAGAGTCTGCCGAACGTCAAGATGCCGATTGGCGATCACTACGCCCGGCTGCCTGAGTGGAAGCCTGGGACGCCAAGGCTTCAGGGTTACCCCTACTGA
- a CDS encoding (2Fe-2S)-binding protein — protein MSVSLKVNGTVHRVTADLDTPLLYVLRNDLGLNGAKFGCGLGQCGACTVLVDGAALRSCVMPIGALTQSEIITLEGLGTLEHPHPLQSAFIGEQAAQCGYCIAGMIMMAKAILDRNPHPSETDVRLGLVGNLCRCGVHNRIVGAILKAAQAMGRS, from the coding sequence ATGTCTGTCAGTCTCAAGGTGAACGGTACGGTGCACAGGGTGACGGCCGATTTGGACACGCCGCTGCTCTACGTGCTGCGCAATGATCTCGGGCTCAACGGCGCCAAATTCGGCTGCGGGCTTGGTCAGTGCGGCGCCTGCACGGTGCTCGTCGACGGCGCTGCGTTACGATCCTGCGTCATGCCGATCGGTGCGCTGACGCAATCCGAGATCATCACGCTCGAAGGTCTCGGGACGCTTGAGCACCCCCACCCGCTGCAGTCTGCTTTCATCGGGGAGCAGGCGGCGCAGTGCGGCTACTGCATTGCCGGCATGATCATGATGGCCAAGGCGATTCTCGACCGCAACCCGCACCCGAGCGAGACCGACGTCCGGCTCGGACTTGTCGGCAATCTCTGTCGCTGCGGGGTCCATAACCGGATTGTTGGCGCGATTCTCAAAGCCGCGCAGGCGATGGGGCGAAGTTGA
- a CDS encoding c-type cytochrome — protein sequence MNNCVSKVFGVLGVLAALTFPAAPGHAAEAQTVLGGKLVVCGVCHGVNGLPKLEGVPIIWGLQENYILKQLREFRHGERASDTMKKVAVTLTEEEVAPAAAHFATKQWPAGPTNVSFPSPPPTMAICEACHQQKLVGGVAAPRLAGQKYDYLVESMRRFAEGERKNSPEMSSLMQAISASDREAMARYISGL from the coding sequence ATGAACAATTGTGTTTCGAAAGTTTTCGGCGTGCTCGGCGTTCTCGCCGCCCTGACCTTTCCGGCTGCTCCGGGACATGCCGCTGAAGCCCAGACCGTCCTCGGCGGCAAGTTGGTGGTTTGTGGCGTATGCCACGGTGTCAACGGCTTGCCAAAACTGGAGGGTGTTCCAATCATCTGGGGTCTGCAGGAAAATTATATCTTGAAGCAACTTCGTGAATTCCGGCACGGAGAGCGCGCCAGCGACACCATGAAGAAGGTCGCGGTAACCCTCACCGAGGAAGAGGTGGCTCCCGCAGCGGCTCACTTCGCGACAAAGCAGTGGCCGGCCGGACCCACAAACGTCTCGTTCCCCTCGCCGCCCCCCACAATGGCGATATGCGAGGCTTGTCATCAGCAAAAGCTGGTTGGTGGCGTAGCGGCACCGCGGCTCGCAGGTCAAAAGTACGATTACTTGGTCGAGTCGATGCGCCGCTTTGCGGAAGGCGAGCGAAAAAACAGTCCCGAAATGAGCAGCCTCATGCAGGCGATTTCGGCGTCCGACCGTGAGGCGATGGCGCGTTACATTTCAGGCCTCTGA
- a CDS encoding DsrE family protein encodes MRDLMRSLSVAFVLGLFVASPVSAAENSKQHRVAMHVDQNDPDVMNLALNNAKNVIEHYQSRGEDVVIEIVAYSGGLHMLRSDTSQVKDRIKEMVGKYSTKIKFAACNNTIQGMEKREGHAISIIPEAFIVSAGVVELVDLQEQGWSYIRP; translated from the coding sequence ATGCGCGATCTCATGCGTTCCCTGTCCGTTGCTTTCGTCCTGGGGTTGTTTGTTGCGAGTCCTGTTTCTGCGGCTGAGAATTCCAAGCAGCATCGAGTTGCAATGCATGTCGATCAGAATGATCCCGATGTGATGAATCTTGCACTCAACAATGCCAAGAACGTCATCGAGCACTATCAAAGCCGCGGTGAAGATGTCGTTATTGAGATCGTGGCTTACAGCGGCGGTCTTCACATGCTGCGGTCGGATACTTCCCAGGTCAAAGACCGCATCAAGGAAATGGTTGGGAAATATTCCACCAAAATAAAATTCGCTGCTTGCAACAACACAATCCAGGGAATGGAAAAGCGTGAAGGGCACGCCATTTCCATAATCCCGGAGGCCTTCATTGTTTCGGCAGGGGTCGTGGAACTTGTGGACCTGCAGGAGCAAGGATGGAGCTATATACGGCCATGA
- a CDS encoding ABC transporter ATP-binding protein — translation MAQAPSTGVAIELRGVSKRYATASGDGVQALDQVDLSIKAGEFVSIVGPSGCGKSTLMMLVSGLIPASSGTMHVGGAPVKGAVKNAGIVFQRDVLLDWRTVLANVLLPVEIKKLDRTTHIQKARELLRSVGLADFEDTYPGELSGGMRQRVSICRALVQSPGLLLMDEPFGALDALTREQMNLDLQRIWLRDRNTVIFITHSIEEAVLLSDRVVVMTARPGKIADILEIDLPRPRGAHTRSEKLFVDSVERIRENFMALGILSET, via the coding sequence ATGGCGCAAGCTCCTTCCACCGGCGTGGCCATCGAGCTGCGCGGCGTCTCCAAGCGCTACGCGACCGCGAGCGGCGACGGCGTGCAGGCGCTGGACCAGGTCGACCTTTCGATCAAGGCCGGCGAGTTCGTCTCGATCGTCGGGCCGAGCGGCTGCGGCAAGAGCACCCTGATGATGCTGGTCTCGGGCCTCATCCCGGCGAGCTCCGGCACGATGCATGTCGGTGGCGCACCCGTGAAAGGCGCAGTCAAGAATGCCGGCATCGTGTTCCAGCGCGACGTGCTGCTCGACTGGCGCACGGTGCTCGCCAACGTGCTGTTGCCGGTCGAGATCAAGAAGCTCGACCGCACGACGCACATCCAGAAGGCGCGCGAGCTGCTGCGCTCGGTGGGTCTCGCCGATTTCGAGGATACCTATCCGGGCGAACTGTCGGGCGGCATGCGGCAGCGGGTGTCGATCTGCCGGGCGCTGGTGCAGAGCCCGGGCCTGCTGCTGATGGACGAGCCGTTCGGCGCGCTCGATGCGCTGACGCGCGAGCAGATGAACCTCGACCTGCAACGCATCTGGCTGCGCGACCGCAACACGGTGATCTTCATCACACACAGCATCGAGGAAGCCGTGCTGCTCTCCGACCGCGTCGTGGTGATGACGGCGCGGCCGGGAAAGATCGCGGACATCCTCGAAATCGATCTGCCGCGGCCGCGCGGCGCACACACCCGCAGCGAAAAGCTGTTCGTCGACAGTGTCGAGCGCATCCGTGAGAATTTCATGGCGCTCGGCATTTTGTCGGAGACGTAA
- a CDS encoding ABC transporter permease: protein MIVIFAVIFAVWELAVWLFHVPDFVLPSPSMIVDKMIATWQLLLVNALVTAQEIALGFGLSIVLGIPLAIAVVYSRIFERVAFPFMVSLQTIPKVALAPILVMWLGYGILPKIMVAFLISFFPIVISAVVGMRATEKEMVYLVQSMGANELTTFLKIRLPKALPSIFGGLKVGIGQAVVGATVGEFIAAEQGLGYLQLVSQVRLDTPLLFAAVVVLSLLGVLMFNIVAWAERLALPWNRVRTEMVE, encoded by the coding sequence GTGATTGTGATTTTTGCCGTGATCTTCGCGGTGTGGGAGCTCGCCGTCTGGCTGTTTCACGTGCCGGATTTCGTCCTGCCGAGCCCGTCGATGATCGTCGACAAGATGATCGCCACCTGGCAGCTCCTGCTGGTGAACGCGCTCGTCACCGCGCAGGAAATCGCGCTGGGCTTCGGGCTCAGCATCGTGCTCGGCATTCCGCTCGCCATCGCCGTGGTCTATTCGCGCATCTTCGAGCGCGTGGCGTTTCCCTTCATGGTCTCGCTGCAGACCATCCCGAAGGTTGCGTTGGCGCCGATCCTGGTGATGTGGCTCGGTTACGGCATCCTGCCCAAGATCATGGTGGCGTTCCTGATCTCGTTCTTTCCGATCGTGATCAGTGCCGTGGTCGGCATGCGCGCGACCGAAAAGGAGATGGTCTATCTGGTGCAGTCGATGGGCGCGAACGAACTGACGACCTTTCTCAAGATCCGGCTGCCCAAGGCGTTGCCGAGCATCTTCGGCGGGTTGAAGGTCGGCATCGGCCAGGCCGTCGTCGGCGCCACGGTCGGCGAATTCATCGCGGCCGAGCAGGGCCTCGGCTATCTGCAACTCGTCTCGCAGGTGCGCCTCGATACGCCGCTGCTGTTCGCCGCCGTCGTGGTGCTGTCGCTGCTCGGCGTGCTGATGTTCAACATCGTCGCCTGGGCCGAACGGCTGGCGCTGCCGTGGAACCGGGTACGCACCGAGATGGTCGAATAG
- a CDS encoding ABC transporter substrate-binding protein encodes MRPATKAMKFTAAAMLLSAAIGALSAGSAFAQSAEKLTIRFTWKLKGEYAPLYVALDKGYYKAEGLDVQLAEGNGAQNVLKAIAAGNEKFGYGPAVAAAQAVSQGLPVKVASVYQTKAPMGVIAFPDIPLKTPKDLEGKRLAVSVGETFGDMLLPFTKINGVDITKITQIQMDASARTAQFLTRKTDVMSVYLSNELPQIEKRAGVTFNVLKVSDFGLNLLGASIYVGNAFAEQNPDTVKKLLRATEKGYRDTMADPKAAAKIMAKYMVVPEQPDVLERQVEATAVSTNAPAGKPIGWQEAADWESNLKLLKETGGIADIKAVNAYYTNQYLQ; translated from the coding sequence ATGAGACCTGCGACGAAGGCGATGAAGTTTACTGCGGCTGCCATGCTGCTTTCGGCGGCGATCGGCGCTCTCTCGGCGGGGTCGGCTTTCGCCCAAAGCGCCGAGAAGCTCACCATCCGTTTCACCTGGAAGCTGAAGGGCGAATACGCGCCGCTCTACGTGGCCCTTGATAAGGGTTACTACAAGGCCGAAGGCCTCGACGTGCAACTCGCCGAAGGAAACGGTGCGCAGAACGTGCTGAAGGCGATCGCCGCCGGCAACGAGAAATTCGGCTACGGACCGGCGGTTGCGGCGGCCCAGGCCGTGAGCCAGGGCCTGCCGGTCAAGGTCGCGTCCGTCTATCAGACCAAGGCGCCGATGGGCGTGATCGCGTTTCCCGATATCCCGCTGAAGACGCCGAAGGACCTCGAGGGCAAGCGGCTTGCGGTTTCGGTCGGCGAGACCTTCGGCGACATGCTCCTGCCGTTCACCAAAATCAACGGCGTGGACATCACCAAGATCACGCAGATCCAGATGGACGCGTCGGCCCGCACCGCGCAGTTCCTGACCCGAAAGACCGACGTCATGTCGGTCTATCTCAGCAACGAGCTGCCGCAGATCGAGAAACGCGCCGGCGTGACCTTCAACGTTCTGAAGGTGTCGGATTTCGGCCTGAACCTGCTCGGCGCTTCGATCTATGTCGGCAACGCATTCGCCGAGCAAAATCCAGACACCGTCAAGAAGCTCCTGCGCGCCACCGAAAAGGGCTACCGCGACACGATGGCCGACCCCAAAGCCGCGGCCAAGATCATGGCGAAATACATGGTCGTGCCGGAGCAGCCGGACGTGCTCGAACGCCAGGTCGAGGCGACCGCCGTGTCGACCAACGCGCCTGCCGGGAAACCGATCGGTTGGCAGGAGGCTGCCGACTGGGAGAGCAACCTCAAGCTTCTCAAGGAAACCGGCGGCATTGCGGACATCAAGGCCGTGAACGCGTACTACACCAACCAGTACCTGCAATAG
- a CDS encoding SDR family NAD(P)-dependent oxidoreductase encodes MARVFISGSSTGLGLMAGELLAEQGHQVVLHARNDARAKDTRKALPAAEVVVGDLSSIAATRRVAEQANKLGPYDAVIHNAGVGYQERRRVETEDGLPQVFAVNTLAPYILTALIEKPKRLVYLSSGMHRSAEANLDDLAWKKRSWQGSQAYAESKLHDALLAFAVARRWPDVKSNAVEPGWVATRMGGPGAPDDLDQAHRTQVWLAVSNDPAALVTGRYFFHMQQRPVNPRANDVALQDRLVEACERLSGIRLPNGI; translated from the coding sequence ATGGCGCGCGTGTTCATCTCCGGTTCGTCGACGGGGCTCGGGCTGATGGCCGGCGAACTCCTGGCCGAGCAGGGCCATCAGGTTGTGCTGCATGCGCGCAACGACGCGCGCGCGAAAGACACCCGCAAGGCATTGCCCGCGGCTGAGGTCGTGGTCGGCGATCTGTCGAGCATCGCCGCCACCAGGCGCGTCGCCGAGCAGGCCAACAAGCTCGGGCCCTATGACGCGGTGATCCACAACGCCGGCGTCGGGTACCAGGAGCGGCGGCGGGTCGAGACCGAGGACGGCCTGCCACAGGTCTTCGCCGTCAACACGCTCGCGCCCTACATCCTCACCGCGCTGATCGAAAAGCCGAAGCGGCTGGTCTATCTGAGCTCGGGTATGCACCGCAGTGCCGAAGCCAACCTCGACGATCTGGCCTGGAAGAAACGCTCGTGGCAGGGGTCGCAGGCTTATGCGGAGAGCAAGCTTCACGATGCGCTGCTCGCCTTTGCGGTGGCGCGCCGCTGGCCCGACGTGAAATCGAACGCGGTCGAGCCCGGCTGGGTCGCCACCCGCATGGGCGGTCCCGGCGCGCCGGATGACCTGGATCAGGCGCATCGCACTCAAGTCTGGCTTGCGGTGAGCAACGATCCGGCCGCGCTGGTCACGGGCCGGTATTTCTTTCACATGCAACAGCGTCCGGTGAATCCGCGGGCCAACGACGTTGCGTTGCAGGATCGGCTGGTCGAAGCTTGCGAACGGCTGTCGGGCATCCGTCTGCCGAACGGGATTTAG
- a CDS encoding MFS transporter, which produces MVTPDGGLTQTRVRFLAVACAFAIATLYYSQPILPLIGASFGTSDTVTSQLVMLGQIGYSLGLFLFVPIGDRIDRRRLILTLLAINTVGMAACAAAPSFAFLGVALLLAGLTTVTPQIIIPTVAGMAAPDQRGRAVGVLLSGMSAGLLIGRTLSGFVGEFAGWRAVFGLAIAMNALLMVIVWRTLPATKPSSDLPYPKLLLSLGRLFADHATLRAACITGFLAFGAFSALWATLAALLARPPYQFGANTVGLFGLIGVFSIVAAPLIGRLTDRLGTRFMIVAGTVVLLIAFGFVLLAERTIWALVLGIALIDIGYRCVLLANQTRIYPLQPSAQSRLNTVFMTSVFLGGAAGSLCGAAAVMWSWSGLAGAGASLAAAALIFHLVASRAAR; this is translated from the coding sequence TTGGTTACACCCGACGGCGGCCTCACGCAGACCCGGGTCAGATTCCTGGCGGTGGCCTGCGCCTTCGCCATCGCGACGCTGTATTACAGCCAGCCCATTCTGCCGCTGATCGGCGCGAGCTTCGGCACCAGCGACACCGTGACAAGCCAGCTCGTGATGCTTGGTCAGATCGGCTATTCGCTTGGGCTGTTCTTGTTCGTGCCGATCGGCGATCGGATCGATCGCAGGCGGCTGATCCTGACGCTGCTCGCGATCAACACGGTCGGGATGGCGGCCTGCGCTGCCGCGCCCAGCTTTGCATTTCTCGGCGTGGCATTGCTGCTCGCCGGACTGACCACGGTCACGCCGCAGATCATCATTCCGACCGTTGCCGGGATGGCTGCGCCGGACCAGCGGGGCAGGGCGGTCGGCGTGCTGCTGAGTGGAATGTCGGCCGGGCTCCTGATCGGCCGCACGCTGAGCGGCTTCGTCGGCGAGTTCGCCGGATGGCGCGCGGTGTTCGGGCTCGCCATTGCGATGAACGCGCTGCTCATGGTGATCGTGTGGCGCACCTTGCCGGCCACAAAGCCGAGCAGCGATTTGCCATATCCCAAATTGCTGCTGTCGCTCGGACGGCTGTTTGCGGATCACGCCACGCTGCGCGCTGCTTGCATCACGGGCTTTCTCGCCTTTGGTGCATTCAGCGCGCTGTGGGCGACACTCGCCGCGTTGCTGGCGCGACCGCCCTATCAATTCGGTGCAAACACCGTTGGATTGTTCGGGCTGATCGGCGTCTTCAGCATCGTCGCGGCCCCGCTGATCGGCCGCCTGACCGATCGGCTTGGCACGCGCTTCATGATCGTTGCCGGAACCGTCGTATTGCTGATCGCCTTCGGCTTCGTCTTGCTGGCCGAACGTACAATCTGGGCGCTCGTGCTTGGCATCGCGCTGATCGATATCGGCTATCGCTGTGTGCTGCTGGCCAACCAGACGCGGATCTACCCGCTGCAGCCCTCGGCCCAGAGCCGGCTCAACACGGTGTTCATGACATCCGTGTTTTTGGGAGGCGCGGCAGGTTCGCTGTGCGGGGCTGCCGCCGTGATGTGGTCGTGGAGCGGTCTGGCCGGCGCAGGCGCAAGCCTCGCGGCCGCCGCGCTGATCTTTCACCTGGTGGCATCACGTGCGGCGCGCTGA
- a CDS encoding MFS transporter: protein MTVISADSGVLPRRSFQEVWVVSIGHALTHWYPATFYLLLPLIGNELGLSYSQIGSILTAQYAAGAIANIPGGIFVDTVGRKGLLMAVSLFWVGFPYLVMGFSHVYWMMLACATAVGIGNNLWHPTAIPWLAGRFPDRKGLVMSFHSMGGNIGDALAPLVVGGLLAILSWRSVVLVNVLPGIVMAALILVYIGRLSSAENGADQTAKRAVQKSGAERLRDFMSLLTNRALVTLSIGSVFRTMTQMALLTFLPIYLAHDMGYSTFWVGVCMFALQIAGFVAAPIAGHLSDTIGRRQIIVSSMSMTAVVLLSMIFAGGTIWFVVLVAVLGFFLFAVRAVLQAWLLDATPPELGGSAIGLLFGAQAAGAAAGPIAAGVLADHYGIMSAFYFLAATIIVANLMIFITPAGVIKNP from the coding sequence ATGACAGTGATCTCAGCCGATTCGGGCGTGCTGCCGCGGCGCTCGTTTCAGGAGGTCTGGGTCGTCAGCATCGGCCATGCGCTGACCCATTGGTACCCGGCGACGTTCTATCTGCTGCTGCCGCTGATCGGCAATGAGCTGGGCCTGAGCTACAGCCAGATCGGCTCGATCCTGACGGCGCAGTACGCGGCCGGCGCGATCGCCAACATCCCCGGCGGCATCTTCGTCGACACGGTCGGCCGCAAAGGCCTGTTGATGGCGGTGTCGCTGTTCTGGGTCGGCTTCCCGTACCTGGTGATGGGCTTCTCGCACGTCTACTGGATGATGCTCGCTTGCGCGACGGCGGTCGGCATCGGCAACAACCTCTGGCATCCGACCGCGATCCCGTGGCTTGCCGGCCGTTTCCCCGACCGCAAGGGCTTGGTGATGTCGTTCCACAGCATGGGCGGCAATATCGGCGACGCGCTGGCGCCGCTCGTGGTCGGCGGACTGCTCGCCATTCTCAGTTGGCGCAGCGTCGTGCTCGTGAACGTGTTGCCCGGCATCGTGATGGCGGCGCTGATCCTCGTCTATATCGGGCGGCTGAGCAGCGCCGAGAATGGCGCCGATCAAACGGCCAAGCGCGCCGTGCAGAAGAGCGGCGCCGAGCGGCTGCGCGATTTCATGTCACTTCTGACCAACCGCGCGCTGGTGACGCTGTCGATCGGCTCGGTGTTTCGCACCATGACGCAGATGGCGCTGCTGACGTTCCTGCCGATCTATCTGGCGCACGACATGGGCTATTCGACGTTCTGGGTCGGCGTCTGCATGTTCGCACTACAGATCGCGGGCTTCGTCGCGGCTCCGATCGCCGGCCATCTCTCCGACACCATCGGCCGGCGGCAGATCATCGTCTCCAGCATGTCGATGACGGCTGTCGTGCTGTTGTCGATGATCTTCGCCGGCGGCACGATCTGGTTCGTCGTGCTGGTTGCGGTGCTCGGTTTCTTCCTGTTCGCGGTCCGCGCGGTGCTGCAGGCCTGGCTGTTGGACGCGACGCCGCCCGAGCTCGGCGGTAGCGCCATCGGTCTGCTGTTCGGCGCGCAGGCCGCAGGCGCCGCGGCAGGCCCGATCGCGGCCGGCGTGCTGGCGGACCACTACGGCATCATGTCGGCGTTCTATTTCCTGGCCGCGACCATCATCGTCGCGAACCTCATGATCTTCATTACGCCGGCTGGCGTCATAAAGAATCCCTAA